A genome region from Natronobeatus ordinarius includes the following:
- a CDS encoding aldo/keto reductase: protein MTQSLENADLDFEPLGRTGIHTSELQFGTWRFGRTTEAGNLEITEERAHELLDAYADAGGRYIDTADVYGGGDSERWIGDWLDERERERYTIASKIYWRIRDGDPNSVGTNRKNLRHRLEALLERLDTDYVDVLYIHRWDDETPTRELLKTLNGFVESGMVHYLGASTMRPNAWKVAEANAIAEANGWEPFTVLQPRYNLVDREIEGDYLEFARERGLAICPWSPLGQGFLTGKYSREADLPTDSRVAESSRFRESYLTEENFDVHDELDAVAAEVDASPAQVALAWLLHRDGVSAPIIGARTVEQLEENLAAASIELSAEQVERLTAAKAGPYQGL, encoded by the coding sequence ATGACACAGTCACTCGAGAACGCCGACCTCGATTTCGAGCCACTCGGTCGCACCGGCATACACACGAGCGAGCTCCAGTTCGGGACCTGGCGCTTTGGCCGCACCACCGAGGCGGGGAACCTCGAGATCACCGAGGAGCGCGCGCACGAACTGCTCGACGCTTACGCCGACGCTGGCGGTCGGTACATCGACACGGCCGACGTCTACGGCGGCGGCGACAGTGAACGGTGGATCGGCGACTGGCTCGACGAGCGCGAGCGGGAGCGATATACGATCGCCTCGAAGATCTACTGGCGGATCCGCGATGGCGATCCGAACAGCGTGGGGACGAACCGGAAGAACCTCCGCCACCGCCTCGAGGCGCTCCTCGAGCGCCTCGACACCGACTACGTCGACGTCCTCTACATCCACCGCTGGGACGACGAGACGCCGACCCGGGAGCTACTGAAGACGCTGAACGGATTCGTCGAGTCCGGCATGGTCCACTACCTCGGCGCGTCGACGATGCGGCCGAACGCCTGGAAGGTGGCGGAGGCGAACGCCATCGCCGAGGCCAACGGCTGGGAGCCGTTCACCGTCCTCCAGCCGCGGTACAACCTCGTCGACCGCGAGATCGAGGGCGACTACCTCGAGTTCGCGCGCGAGCGCGGGCTCGCGATCTGTCCGTGGAGTCCCCTCGGGCAGGGGTTTCTGACCGGGAAGTACTCCCGCGAGGCGGACCTGCCGACGGACTCGCGGGTGGCCGAGTCGAGCCGGTTCCGGGAGTCGTACCTCACCGAGGAGAACTTCGACGTACACGACGAACTCGACGCGGTCGCCGCGGAAGTCGACGCCTCCCCCGCGCAGGTGGCGCTCGCGTGGCTGCTCCACCGCGACGGCGTCAGCGCGCCGATCATCGGGGCGCGGACGGTCGAACAACTCGAGGAGAACCTCGCGGCCGCGTCGATCGAACTCTCCGCGGAACAGGTCGAGCGGTTGACGGCGGCGAAGGCGGGCCCCTACCAGGGGTTGTAA
- the citE gene encoding L-malyl-CoA/beta-methylmalyl-CoA lyase has translation MTDVTLCRTFQTAPAAVPKDDTAKYLRSGLTAEGFQAPDWLVPDMEDGTAPDMKETGLENTIELVPEHEFPGEIWPRVEWSYEDEAFRARGRDQIDRLVAEIGDEIDGVVVPKVGRLEDVERAAEAIAEAEAEHGHPDGSIGMSIIVETGRARSDLREIAKFGADSRLTALVFGPVDYAAELGARDLGDGRPRWDGLLERLSNEASAAGLLAIGGPFDDLFKERAGLTYYNADGYADQVEHEAHLGLDGSWSLYPKQTIQANTIHMPTPTELERDVSKIERFNAAKREGTGAVTLDGQMVDEATFKVFRNSIQQVRTIHGRRPEQAEERYDGALLERALDLELSYR, from the coding sequence ATGACCGACGTTACACTCTGCCGAACCTTCCAGACCGCACCGGCCGCCGTCCCGAAAGACGACACGGCGAAATACCTCCGCTCGGGCCTCACCGCCGAGGGCTTCCAGGCGCCCGACTGGCTCGTCCCCGACATGGAAGACGGGACGGCCCCCGACATGAAAGAGACGGGCCTCGAGAACACGATCGAACTCGTCCCCGAACACGAGTTCCCCGGCGAGATCTGGCCCCGCGTCGAGTGGAGCTACGAGGACGAGGCGTTTCGCGCCCGCGGGCGCGACCAGATCGACCGACTCGTCGCCGAGATCGGTGACGAGATCGACGGCGTCGTCGTCCCCAAGGTCGGCCGCCTCGAGGACGTCGAACGCGCCGCCGAAGCGATCGCAGAAGCCGAGGCCGAACACGGCCACCCCGACGGCTCGATCGGCATGTCGATCATCGTCGAGACCGGTCGCGCACGCTCCGATCTCCGCGAGATTGCGAAGTTCGGCGCCGACTCCCGGCTCACCGCGCTCGTCTTCGGTCCCGTCGACTACGCCGCCGAACTCGGCGCGCGCGACCTCGGCGACGGTCGCCCACGCTGGGATGGGCTCCTGGAACGCCTCTCGAACGAAGCTAGCGCCGCCGGCCTGCTCGCCATCGGCGGCCCCTTCGACGATCTGTTCAAAGAGCGCGCCGGACTGACCTACTACAACGCCGACGGCTACGCCGACCAGGTCGAACACGAGGCCCACCTCGGACTGGACGGCTCCTGGTCGCTCTATCCGAAACAGACGATCCAGGCGAACACGATCCACATGCCGACGCCCACGGAACTCGAGCGCGACGTGAGCAAGATCGAACGCTTCAACGCAGCCAAACGCGAGGGTACCGGCGCGGTCACCTTAGACGGCCAGATGGTCGACGAGGCGACGTTCAAGGTGTTCCGCAACTCGATCCAGCAGGTGCGCACGATCCACGGTCGACGGCCCGAACAGGCCGAAGAGCGCTACGACGGAGCCCTGCTCGAGCGCGCGCTCGACCTCGAGCTGTCGTACCGATAG